A single genomic interval of Mucilaginibacter robiniae harbors:
- a CDS encoding carboxylesterase/lipase family protein — MKKLNLMLLALLTANITFAQIRTTQKVQTANGVLEGVADTGLTIFEGVPFAQSPIGPLRWVAPQPVKNWTGIRKADHFGPSAMQKNVFGDMNFRAPGINEDCLYLNVWTPAQSGNEKLPVLVYFYGGGFVAGDGSEPRYDGASLARKGIVTVTVNYRLGVFGFLAHPELTKESSYHASGNYGLLDQNAALRWVKQNIAAFGGDADKITIGGESAGSISVFAQMASPLSRDLIAGAIGESGAMIKPTLPAISLTDAENRGVAFAGKVNAKTIAELRTIPADQLLDAASQPGAFAVAAAIDNYFLPKAPVDIFAAGEQAHVPLLAGWNSAEINYMAVLQGATPTPENYAQKIKQLYPEHADELLKLYPGNTTEEVLKSATELASDRFIVYSTWKWTDLQSETSGKPVYRYLFSKPRPAMRPEMGNATAGLAGGVIKNNNTAPKPTLATFTGASHASEIEFALGNLATNKVYAWTADDYKVSATMENYFANFIKTGNPNGKGLPQWQPNTKGSSIKLMNINVTSRLEPDHTRNRYLFLDQEYRK, encoded by the coding sequence ATGAAAAAACTAAATTTAATGTTGCTGGCTTTGCTAACAGCAAATATAACCTTTGCACAAATACGCACTACCCAGAAGGTGCAAACAGCCAATGGAGTGCTGGAAGGCGTTGCCGATACTGGTCTGACTATTTTTGAAGGTGTCCCTTTTGCACAATCACCAATTGGGCCACTGCGCTGGGTAGCGCCACAGCCGGTAAAAAACTGGACTGGCATACGCAAAGCCGATCATTTTGGCCCTAGCGCCATGCAAAAGAATGTGTTTGGCGATATGAACTTCCGTGCGCCGGGCATTAATGAAGACTGCCTATACTTGAACGTTTGGACACCGGCTCAATCGGGCAATGAAAAGTTGCCAGTACTGGTGTACTTTTACGGGGGCGGCTTTGTAGCCGGCGATGGTTCGGAGCCGCGTTATGATGGTGCCAGTTTGGCCCGTAAAGGCATAGTAACTGTTACGGTAAATTACCGCTTAGGCGTATTTGGCTTTTTAGCTCACCCTGAACTAACCAAAGAATCATCTTACCATGCCTCAGGAAATTACGGCTTGCTGGACCAAAATGCGGCTCTACGCTGGGTAAAGCAAAACATTGCCGCTTTTGGTGGCGATGCAGATAAAATTACCATCGGTGGCGAGTCTGCCGGTTCCATTTCTGTTTTTGCACAAATGGCCTCTCCTCTATCCAGAGATTTGATTGCAGGTGCAATCGGTGAAAGCGGTGCGATGATTAAGCCCACCCTTCCAGCTATTTCACTAACTGATGCCGAAAATAGAGGTGTAGCTTTCGCCGGAAAAGTAAATGCTAAAACCATTGCTGAGTTGCGGACCATACCAGCCGATCAGCTATTGGATGCAGCCTCTCAACCCGGTGCATTTGCAGTTGCTGCGGCTATTGATAACTATTTCTTACCTAAAGCCCCGGTTGATATTTTCGCGGCTGGCGAACAGGCGCATGTACCTCTGCTGGCAGGCTGGAACTCGGCCGAAATTAACTATATGGCCGTACTGCAAGGAGCCACGCCAACACCCGAAAATTATGCGCAAAAAATCAAACAGCTGTATCCTGAGCATGCGGATGAGTTGTTGAAACTATATCCCGGTAATACTACCGAAGAAGTTTTAAAATCGGCTACTGAACTGGCCAGTGACCGCTTTATTGTTTACAGTACCTGGAAGTGGACTGATTTGCAAAGCGAAACCAGTGGCAAACCGGTTTATCGTTATTTGTTTTCAAAGCCCCGACCAGCCATGCGGCCTGAAATGGGTAATGCTACAGCAGGTTTAGCTGGTGGAGTAATCAAAAACAATAACACTGCGCCTAAACCAACACTGGCTACCTTCACCGGTGCTTCCCACGCTTCAGAAATTGAGTTTGCTTTAGGTAACTTGGCTACCAATAAAGTTTATGCCTGGACTGCCGATGATTATAAAGTATCGGCCACGATGGAAAATTACTTTGCCAATTTTATTAAAACCGGCAACCCTAATGGTAAAGGCTTACCACAGTGGCAACCTAACACTAAGGGCAGTAGCATAAAGTTGATGAACATCAATGTAACCAGCCGCCTTGAACCAGATCATACCCGCAACCGCTATTTGTTTTTAGATCAGGAATATAGAAAATAA
- a CDS encoding tyrosine-protein phosphatase — protein sequence MFGWFKKNKEAEPLPNYDFVSVDIHSHVLPGIDDGAATVGDSMLLIERMVAMGIKKVIATPHIMADYFRNNAETIGNALQVLKEHVAPVYSDLIIEAAAEHYFDEHFLDLIETDQLMLMKNKYVLFEFSFTNRPPSVVPILQKITGKGLTPILAHPERYPYLTLAEVVEMREWGCLIQLNTISLTGYYGKQVRQSAEKLVDAGLIDFISSDMHHLKHADALQQALKLPYVKMLSERDLMNKQLL from the coding sequence ATGTTTGGATGGTTTAAAAAAAATAAAGAGGCAGAACCTTTGCCCAATTACGATTTCGTTTCGGTAGATATACACTCGCATGTTTTGCCTGGAATTGATGATGGCGCAGCTACCGTGGGAGATTCTATGCTGCTAATTGAGCGCATGGTAGCTATGGGTATCAAAAAAGTGATAGCCACACCTCATATTATGGCTGATTATTTCCGGAACAATGCTGAAACTATTGGCAATGCTTTGCAGGTGCTTAAAGAACATGTTGCCCCAGTATATTCAGACTTGATTATTGAAGCCGCTGCCGAACATTACTTTGATGAGCACTTTTTAGATTTGATTGAAACCGATCAGCTGATGCTGATGAAGAATAAATATGTGCTGTTTGAATTTTCGTTCACCAACCGGCCACCTAGCGTAGTACCTATTTTGCAGAAAATAACAGGTAAAGGCTTAACACCTATATTGGCACATCCTGAACGATACCCGTATTTGACTCTGGCTGAAGTAGTAGAAATGCGAGAATGGGGCTGCCTGATTCAGTTAAATACCATTTCATTAACTGGCTATTACGGCAAACAGGTTCGCCAAAGTGCAGAGAAGTTGGTCGATGCGGGGCTGATTGATTTCATCTCCAGCGATATGCATCACCTGAAGCATGCAGACGCTTTACAGCAAGCCTTAAAATTGCCGTATGTAAAGATGCTTTCCGAACGTGATTTAATGAACAAACAATTGCTGTAA
- a CDS encoding PA0069 family radical SAM protein, with protein MAFEANQDFFKGRGAQVNTHNKYLKNQYVAQHIEALDEPLLQNGKTRFFEETPRNIVSKSKSPDIAHTDSINPYQGCEHGCVYCYARNSHEYYGFSAGLDFERKIIVKRNAPELLEAYFNKRKYKPEPIVLSGNTDCYQPVERELELTRKMLKLFLQYRHPVSIITKNNLVLRDIDILTELAKMNLVHVNISITTLDEQLRQKLEPRTVTSIGRLTTIQKLSEKGIPVRVMTAPIIPGLNSNEIPDIIKAAANRGAVDSGFTMVRLNGSIAELFTDWLQKTFPDRAEKVLNQIRECHDGQLNDSEFGRRMVGDGQIAESIHQLYYIAHKRFLAGREMPAYNLSLFTPKTGRQTTLF; from the coding sequence ATGGCATTTGAGGCGAATCAGGATTTTTTCAAAGGACGGGGAGCGCAGGTAAATACGCATAACAAATACCTGAAGAATCAGTATGTAGCACAGCATATTGAAGCGCTGGACGAACCTTTGCTGCAAAACGGCAAAACCCGTTTTTTTGAAGAAACGCCGCGCAATATTGTTAGCAAAAGTAAAAGCCCGGATATAGCCCATACCGATTCCATTAACCCCTATCAGGGCTGTGAACATGGCTGCGTGTATTGCTATGCCCGTAATAGCCATGAATATTATGGCTTTAGTGCTGGGTTAGATTTTGAGCGAAAAATTATTGTTAAGCGCAATGCGCCTGAACTATTGGAAGCGTATTTTAACAAGCGCAAATACAAACCCGAACCTATTGTATTATCGGGCAATACTGATTGTTACCAGCCGGTAGAACGTGAGCTGGAACTCACCCGCAAAATGCTGAAGCTGTTTTTACAGTACCGTCATCCGGTTAGCATCATCACCAAAAACAACTTAGTACTGCGCGATATAGATATTCTGACAGAACTGGCCAAGATGAACTTGGTTCACGTGAATATATCTATCACTACGCTGGATGAACAGTTACGGCAAAAACTGGAACCACGTACCGTTACTTCCATTGGCCGGTTAACTACTATACAAAAGCTTTCAGAAAAGGGTATACCGGTACGGGTAATGACTGCGCCTATTATTCCGGGACTCAACAGTAATGAGATACCCGACATTATTAAAGCTGCCGCTAACCGGGGTGCTGTTGATTCGGGCTTTACCATGGTGCGCCTGAATGGAAGCATTGCCGAACTATTTACCGATTGGCTGCAAAAAACCTTTCCGGATCGGGCTGAAAAAGTATTGAACCAGATACGCGAATGTCATGATGGTCAGCTAAACGATAGCGAATTTGGACGCCGCATGGTAGGTGATGGTCAAATAGCTGAATCGATACATCAATTGTATTATATCGCTCATAAACGCTTTTTAGCAGGGCGCGAAATGCCAGCTTACAATTTGTCACTTTTCACACCAAAAACAGGGCGGCAAACCACCCTATTTTAA
- a CDS encoding DUF1501 domain-containing protein: MKRRAFIKSSSLASGAFLIPSFLKPFEAMAKPELTGYKNLVIIQLSGGNDGLNTIVPHGNDIYYQKRKTLAIANTVIVKLNDIQGLNPNLAALQEIYDQGWMSIINSVGYPNPDRSHFRSMDIWQTASNADQFLSTGWVGRYLDANCQSCPNPYTAIEVDDTLSLAMKGTQMKGIAVQDPNKLLQTTREPFFKDLVHQPNNEHLNEDNLGYLYKTMIETYSSADYIQNTSKTYKVTAEYPSTGFANQLKTVSKFINAGLQTRVYYVSLSGFDTHTNQQNQQGRQLKIYADAVAAFIKDLKQTGKLDDTLVMTFSEFGRRVEQNASNGTDHGTANNVFVFGGKLAKAGFYNDAPDLTNLENGDLKYQIDFRNVYATMLDKWLNVNNSQILNQNFSSLNFI; the protein is encoded by the coding sequence ATGAAAAGAAGAGCTTTTATAAAAAGTAGCAGCCTTGCATCGGGTGCATTTTTAATACCTTCATTCTTAAAGCCTTTTGAGGCAATGGCTAAGCCGGAGCTAACGGGTTATAAAAACTTAGTTATCATTCAGCTTTCGGGTGGTAATGATGGGCTGAATACCATAGTGCCTCACGGTAATGACATTTACTATCAAAAGCGCAAAACGCTAGCCATTGCTAACACCGTTATCGTAAAGCTTAACGATATACAAGGCTTAAACCCTAACCTGGCGGCTTTGCAGGAAATTTATGACCAGGGTTGGATGAGCATTATTAATTCAGTTGGCTACCCCAATCCCGATCGTTCGCATTTCCGGTCGATGGATATTTGGCAAACTGCCAGCAATGCCGACCAGTTTTTATCTACCGGATGGGTAGGCCGCTACCTGGATGCTAATTGCCAAAGTTGTCCAAACCCTTACACCGCTATTGAGGTAGATGATACTTTATCATTAGCCATGAAAGGCACCCAAATGAAAGGTATTGCTGTGCAGGACCCTAACAAACTGCTGCAAACCACGCGCGAACCTTTCTTTAAGGATTTAGTGCACCAACCCAACAACGAGCACCTGAACGAAGACAACTTAGGTTATTTGTACAAAACCATGATTGAAACCTACTCTTCGGCAGATTATATTCAGAATACCTCTAAAACTTACAAGGTTACTGCTGAATACCCGAGTACTGGGTTTGCCAATCAGCTCAAAACGGTATCTAAGTTTATTAATGCCGGTTTGCAAACCCGCGTGTATTATGTATCGCTTAGTGGGTTTGATACACATACTAATCAGCAAAACCAGCAAGGCCGCCAGCTAAAAATTTATGCCGATGCTGTAGCTGCTTTTATAAAAGACTTGAAGCAAACCGGAAAACTGGATGATACGCTGGTGATGACTTTTTCTGAATTTGGCCGCCGTGTAGAGCAAAATGCCAGTAACGGCACCGACCACGGTACAGCTAACAACGTATTTGTTTTTGGTGGAAAACTGGCCAAAGCAGGGTTTTATAACGATGCTCCAGATTTAACCAATTTGGAAAACGGCGATTTAAAATATCAGATTGATTTTCGAAATGTATATGCCACAATGCTAGATAAATGGCTGAATGTGAATAACAGCCAGATACTGAATCAAAATTTTTCAAGTCTGAATTTCATATGA
- a CDS encoding DUF1800 domain-containing protein: protein MNNARQIKHLYARGGFGIAMGELLQRKNWSVKKAVKKLFAVSEPIVPLNVLTENLDLQSRADLTEDQRRAFQEKRNQQERTLNKAWMQQLSTTTDQLREKMTLFWHNHFACNIGNAYYQQQLNNVQRTHALGNFKTLLLEVSQTPAMLQFLNNQQNVKAHPNENFARELMELFTLGRGHYTEEDIKESARAFTGWAFNGKTGEYGFRTGTHDNRTKTFMGQTADFCGEDIINIILQNKQTAIFISTKLYCYLVNETPNDTHIAQMADLFYSSGYEIKSLLELVFTSDWFYEPQNIGNLIKSPVELLVGLNRQFGIRYDNLDVLLQFQRTLGQVLFKPPNVAGWPGGRNWIDSSSLMYRIKIPSTILNAGVIDFTGKATPDDEAYLASQRKQQFNVINRVQAQPDWNRFLQEIPLQFPHLEIASLLLEPPLNARVTTEVNNAPDIKTLVIQLVSTPEYQLC, encoded by the coding sequence ATGAACAACGCCAGGCAAATTAAACATTTGTATGCACGGGGAGGCTTCGGCATAGCAATGGGCGAGTTGTTGCAGCGTAAGAACTGGTCGGTTAAAAAGGCGGTTAAAAAGCTTTTTGCAGTTTCTGAGCCCATTGTGCCCTTAAATGTTTTGACAGAGAATCTGGACTTACAATCCAGAGCCGATTTAACAGAAGATCAGCGCAGGGCTTTTCAGGAGAAGCGCAACCAGCAGGAAAGAACATTGAATAAGGCATGGATGCAGCAACTTAGCACCACAACGGATCAGTTGCGCGAAAAGATGACCTTGTTTTGGCACAACCATTTTGCCTGCAACATTGGTAATGCTTACTACCAACAGCAATTGAATAATGTGCAACGCACTCATGCTTTAGGCAATTTCAAGACGCTACTACTAGAAGTATCACAAACGCCGGCTATGCTGCAGTTTTTAAACAATCAACAAAATGTTAAAGCCCACCCTAACGAGAACTTTGCCCGGGAGCTGATGGAACTGTTTACCTTAGGTAGAGGCCATTATACGGAGGAAGATATTAAAGAATCGGCACGGGCCTTTACGGGTTGGGCTTTCAATGGCAAAACCGGCGAATATGGCTTTCGGACAGGTACACATGATAACCGAACCAAAACTTTTATGGGCCAAACAGCCGATTTTTGTGGCGAAGATATCATCAATATTATTCTGCAAAATAAGCAAACAGCTATTTTTATCAGCACTAAGCTGTACTGCTATCTGGTAAACGAAACACCAAACGACACCCATATTGCGCAGATGGCTGATTTATTTTACAGCTCAGGCTATGAAATTAAATCTTTGCTGGAACTGGTATTTACTTCAGATTGGTTTTACGAACCGCAGAATATTGGCAACCTGATTAAATCGCCGGTGGAGTTGCTGGTAGGTTTAAACCGACAGTTTGGTATCCGGTATGATAACTTGGATGTCTTGTTGCAATTTCAACGCACGCTGGGGCAGGTGTTATTTAAACCACCCAATGTAGCAGGCTGGCCAGGTGGCCGTAATTGGATTGATAGTTCATCCTTGATGTATCGCATCAAAATACCATCAACCATACTCAATGCCGGCGTTATTGATTTTACCGGCAAGGCTACACCTGATGACGAAGCTTATTTAGCTTCACAGCGAAAACAACAGTTTAATGTAATTAACCGCGTACAGGCGCAACCAGACTGGAATCGTTTTTTGCAGGAAATACCTTTACAGTTCCCACATTTGGAAATAGCTAGTTTATTGTTAGAACCGCCATTGAACGCTCGGGTAACTACTGAGGTTAATAATGCACCAGATATTAAAACGTTGGTAATTCAACTGGTTTCTACACCCGAATATCAGTTATGTTAA
- a CDS encoding DUF3857 domain-containing protein: MVALTTQPYGKIDKADLALTECSFEKGANAMVLFDKGDIYYDNDFNIIVEHHKRIKIFNEAGKKQADIRLEYYGGNRFEYITDLQGEIFNLNNGNIENTKLDKKQLYTQVVDKNKMAIVFSFANVKPGSVIEYKYRQTINSFYAIPIWYFQEEIPVRYSELKTSIPEMLVFTKQQRVYSPLTKYITSTESRSIGGGSNPYQFIENVEIRATANVHSLTEEPYMRSAADNRQSLHFQLTHVMPQGGFTQSYSDSWDKVGGILADDEDFGLQLRHKLQNEEAIVSKAKALKTNEEKIAYVFNEVKNDVKWNGSDDWYTNEGTAKAWEKKTGNSAEVNLILYHLLKQSGVKAYPMVVSTRSHGAVNPAFTFLYQFNRAVVYIPVDSIKHYVLDATNKYNSYREVPDNLLNSAGLYIDKENKKYNMVFLQRSEPAKQAIYVNAEISPEGKMTGIAQISNSSYNRYHNIERYKTDGEKKYIDNLRNNDNNFSITSLKMLNMEVDSLPLNQDVNFSLDISGSDKDYMYFKPDLFSGLRTNPFISETRACDIDFGYCNDYAIAATYKVPAGYKVDALPKSISIVMPNQSIVFRRVMAEEDGVISVRYIVNYKKSQFFKEDYPDFRAFNKKMHELLDEQIVLKKS, from the coding sequence TTGGTAGCACTTACTACACAGCCTTATGGTAAAATTGACAAAGCTGATTTAGCACTTACTGAATGCTCTTTTGAAAAGGGAGCTAATGCTATGGTTTTATTTGATAAAGGCGATATTTATTATGATAATGACTTCAACATTATTGTAGAACACCATAAACGGATCAAAATCTTTAACGAAGCTGGTAAAAAGCAGGCTGATATACGCCTAGAGTATTATGGGGGTAACCGTTTTGAATATATTACTGATTTGCAAGGTGAAATTTTCAACCTGAACAATGGTAATATAGAAAACACCAAATTGGATAAGAAACAACTATATACTCAGGTAGTTGATAAAAATAAAATGGCTATAGTGTTTTCATTTGCTAATGTAAAACCCGGATCTGTTATTGAATATAAGTACAGGCAAACTATTAATTCATTCTACGCCATTCCAATCTGGTACTTTCAAGAAGAAATTCCTGTACGGTATAGCGAATTAAAAACATCTATACCTGAAATGCTGGTGTTTACCAAACAGCAGCGCGTGTATAGCCCATTAACTAAGTACATTACTTCAACTGAATCGCGCAGTATTGGTGGTGGCTCTAACCCATATCAATTTATTGAAAATGTAGAAATCCGGGCAACGGCTAATGTACACTCTTTAACGGAAGAGCCTTACATGCGTTCGGCTGCTGATAACAGGCAGAGCCTGCATTTTCAGCTTACTCATGTTATGCCGCAAGGAGGTTTTACTCAAAGTTATTCAGATAGCTGGGATAAAGTAGGAGGTATTTTAGCTGATGATGAAGATTTTGGCCTGCAATTAAGGCACAAGCTGCAAAATGAAGAAGCTATCGTGAGCAAAGCCAAAGCTTTAAAAACGAATGAAGAAAAAATAGCTTATGTATTCAATGAAGTAAAAAATGATGTAAAGTGGAATGGTTCGGATGACTGGTACACCAATGAAGGTACAGCCAAAGCTTGGGAGAAAAAAACAGGTAACTCAGCCGAAGTAAACCTTATTCTGTATCATTTACTTAAACAATCGGGCGTAAAGGCTTATCCAATGGTCGTAAGTACACGATCGCACGGGGCGGTGAATCCGGCTTTTACATTTTTGTACCAGTTTAACCGTGCAGTAGTATATATACCTGTTGATAGTATTAAGCATTATGTTTTAGATGCAACTAATAAATACAATAGTTATCGTGAGGTGCCTGATAACCTGTTAAACTCAGCAGGCCTTTACATTGATAAAGAAAACAAAAAATATAACATGGTATTTCTGCAACGCAGTGAACCAGCTAAGCAGGCAATTTATGTAAACGCTGAAATTAGCCCAGAAGGTAAAATGACCGGCATTGCGCAAATAAGTAATTCCAGCTACAACCGATATCATAATATTGAGCGTTACAAAACTGATGGTGAGAAAAAGTATATTGATAACCTACGCAATAATGACAATAATTTCAGCATTACATCACTCAAAATGTTGAATATGGAGGTTGACAGCTTGCCTTTAAACCAGGATGTTAATTTTAGTTTAGATATTTCAGGCAGTGATAAGGATTACATGTATTTCAAGCCTGACTTGTTCAGCGGTTTGCGTACTAACCCATTTATCAGTGAAACACGTGCCTGTGATATCGATTTTGGTTACTGCAATGATTATGCTATTGCTGCTACTTATAAAGTGCCGGCTGGTTATAAAGTAGATGCTTTACCCAAAAGCATCAGTATTGTAATGCCCAATCAGAGTATTGTATTCAGGCGGGTAATGGCCGAGGAGGATGGTGTGATTAGTGTTCGTTATATAGTTAATTATAAAAAATCACAGTTTTTTAAAGAAGATTACCCCGATTTCCGTGCCTTTAACAAAAAGATGCACGAATTGCTAGATGAACAGATTGTGTTAAAGAAGTCATAA